A segment of the Candidatus Nitrososphaera gargensis Ga9.2 genome:
TTATGCCAAGCTCTCAGGTATCCGTCACTTCTATGTTATGAACGACCTTGTTTTGAACTGGCCTAGAATCAAGAAGTTTGTTGGTGCAAGTACAAAGGTCAAGGTAACTCAGGACCGCATTTACACAAAGGAAGAGATAAGGAAGATCCTTGAAAAGTGCGACGAGCGCAAGCGCGTCCTAGTGTTTCTAATGCTTGCGGGTCTTCGCATTGGAGCGTTGCCGGGATTGAAGATAAAACATCTAACAAAGTGGAAGGAATTCAAGCCAGAAGGTGCAGAGAAGCCAATCCCTCTCAATGTGTATCAGATCATTGTTTATGCTGGCGAGCCTGAGGAATATACCACTTTTACAACAGTTGAAGGTGCACAGGCTATCGACTCTTATCTCGATTATAGGCGCCGGTACGGTGAAGAGATCAAGCCAGACGCGCCGCTTATTCGAGAGCAGTTCAAGCCAGAAAATGCAAAAGAGCCAAGGCCGTTATCGCTGCATGCCGTGAAATTCTTACTTGAGAGAGCACTGCTTGACGCCGGGGTACGACAGCGCGGCAAGGACTACACAAAGCGGCAGGAGGTCATGAGGTTTCACGGTTTTAGAAAATACTTTAACACGATGCTGCAAAAGGCAGGATGCAAGCCCGCGATAAAAGAGATGTTGATGGGCCACAAGATGGGGTTAGAAGATAGTTATCTCAGGCCAGACGATGAAGAGCTGCTCACCGAGTTCTTGAAGGCGCTCGATCTATTGACAATCAGTGAAGAGAAGTTGTTAAAACATGAGGTTGAAAAATTGAAAGCGGCAACGGCAGACCTTGACACAATGAAAAAGGGCTATATCGACATAAAGTTGGAGCTTGAGAAAAAGGAGAAGGAGATGGAAAAGCGATTAGAGGAGCAAGACAAAAAGCACAAAGAGGATCTCGATAAGAGAGTTGCAGAGGCTGTTGAGAAGTATATTCAAACAGTATCAGGAAGGGTTGACTTTAGCAAGCTCAGGAGCCAGTAGATAGCTTACATCATCCTTCTTGTTCTTTTTCTGACTATCTACAAAATACAGCATAGCGCGCCCAAGCTCGTCTCTTATCTCGCCAAGAACAGTCATGAATTTGCGATCTTGTCTTAACAAAGAGCCTTTCTTATGACCTAATGACCGGATAGCTTCAATCTCTGATCTGACCTGATATCGTTCTAGATTCTTATCCTTCCATTTGCCCAGTATTGAAAATGATACTGGTTCCCTACCCATGAATAATATTTCTTCTAAAATGAACATCTTGGCTCTGTATCGTACTCTTGCTTTAAAGAATTCCTCAGAGAATCGTATGCTTTGCAGATCTGATATGAGATCTCGACAGCATTTTTCGAGATACGGTTGAAACGACCCAGGTGACAAATATTCGTCAATCACATAGGTAGAATGTATGAGACTTTGAACTGTTTTTTTCTCAAAATATGGCTGAATAAATGCTTCAACAATAGGATCTGAATCATATCTTTCTTTTAGAATTTCAAAATAGCTCCTGAATGGTATCCGCAGCATTGCCCAGAAATATAGCCAGCCTAACGGTGAGATTTTAAAAGGTCTTGCTCTGGCATGAGGTAGCAATTTATCCTCGACCTTGACGATCAACCCTGCATTTGCCAATTCTTTAAAATGCTTGTTAACATGCGGATGCTTCATTGCCTTTCTTTTCTGAACATAGTGGATCATCTCTTCCTTAGATCGTTTCCGCTTCAGATATCGTTCAATCTCTCGTGCATAGAATATTTCATTGTTTAGTGCATATTCTGTAAGATGTCTGAAGAAATCCTTGTCACTGGGTCTTATGTCAAATGCTAGTCGCTTCTGCAGTACACCCTTTCTCTCAAGCTCTGCAATGTACCTAAATAGATGCAATAGCGTACATACTTACACATCTTATTAATAAAAACTTCTATACCTTATTTATGTCACAAAAGACTGTATTCGCTATCCAGCCATTTGAGATGGGTGGAGGTGGGACACCGCATAGATCGCTAGTCATCGTTATTCCTGCGGCCGTAGTCAAGGCTCTTACACTTTCCAAATCTAGCATTTTAGAGCTTAGACTCGATTCAGAATTAAAGAAGATAACACTACAACCACTGAATACACCAGAGGTGATCGAGGAAAATGCAAGTCCTTGAAACTTGTGCTGGCAAAGGGTGCAATAAGCTCGGCACTATACCTCTCACACTACGCTATCTTAATCTGAGCGGCTATTTCTGCGATGAATGTGCGGATTCGCTAGTAAAAGACGGGCTTGCGGTGGAGGCCGCTAAATAAAAAAGGCGATGTGCTACGCCTGCCAGGGCACAACACATCACTGAGGTGTACAAAATGGAATACTCTAGACTAAATAATAAACTCATTGATAACAACCACCAGAAGAAAGTATTCAACGCGTTTGCAGATTTAGCGAGAGAAATTGAGCGACAAACAGCTAGACAAACACATCTCATTGATGCTAAAATCGGACGAGCAAGGTATCTAGTTGATCAGAAAAAGCGGCTGCAGAAAAAATTAGCTGATGTCGATGCGGAGCTAGATTCAATGCGAGGAGATATTACTTGAGTCCTTTGAAGTCGGTTCTTCTGGTTAATCGCACGCTTTTTCTTGATAATGATCCTAGATGCAACTATCTGTTACCTCTCACAAATGGCATAACGGTCAACGAATTTGCCTCGGAAATCATGAGAGCATGCGCAAATTACGATAAGTCCGTTACTTGGGAAGGTGCAAAATTTCTGGCTCGTGAACTTCTCGAGAGTGATACAAAAGGAGTTGAAATGCCTTGGGTATGACTGGAAAAGAGGCCAGACTGCCAGATTCCATGATACCAGAAGATGCGAGAGCCGTCAAGTCGCTTGACAACTTGCTCGATATCGAGACACCTGGTTTATCTGGTCAAGAGGTACAGGTTCCGGCAACCATTGCCAGCAACAGCATCTCATATACCATACCTGTTATAATGAAGGTAAAATGCTTGAACCATGATGACAAACACACATGCGAGAAGGAAGCCTCATTTGCTGTAGATCTAAAGGATTATCCAAAATTCACTGAAGTGTCTGATTTTGTGAGAGAGCGCATCCTGATCAACCTCTTCAAAAATTCAGAAAACACCGGCTTTAATCATAAATGCAGTCTTGTAGTGAAGGACCCTCAAACAACCACCATAAAGCGAATCCGAGCTAGGCCAGTAGTCAAGAATCTTCTCAGCAAAGATGGCAAGTTTTACGATAGCATGGGCCGCGAATGGAAATCAATAGACATTTTCGTACTGCAAAACGGACTGGCTACTCAACCCGGCAAACACATCGAGCTTACAGGGCTTGTCCTGCCTGATCCACGTTCTTCAAGAATCACCATGATGGCGCGGCATGTCAATGAGGCACAAGAGGCATCAGCTGACATCGAAGAGATGAACCGACTTGCCAAATTATTTGAGAATTGGACAGTCGAGCAAAGAATGGATTGGATCATCAAAAATGTTGCCACCTATGCAAAAGTTGTGAAGCGTGAGAATGTTATCCACGGTGCCTTGCTTTGCTTTTTCTCGCCTCTATACCTGAATTTCAACGGGGAAAAGATCAAGGGATGGATGAAGATAGTAATCATTGGCGATTCTACGGCTGGCAAGTCAAAGACTGTGAGAACTGTAATTAACGAACTGTTCGGTCTTGGGCAGATCATAAGCGGTGAAATGGCTTCGATGGCCGGACTTGCCGCCGCCAACATGCAGGCGTCATCTGGACAATGGATGATAGAATACGGTCCCTTTGTTCTCATGGATGCAAAACTTCTCGCTGTCGATGGTGCTCACAAGGTAAGCGCTAGCGACTGGGCTGCTATTGGTGAAGCTGAAAGAGATGGTATACTAAGAGTTACAAAAGCAGGCAAGGCCGAAGCGAATGCAAGAACTCGCTTAATACTGATCTACAATCCTGTAACTGAAGATAGGCGTTTCACAAGAGCAATGGACACCTTCCGGCGGGGAGCTCAAGCGATTGAGACGGTGATGGATGCGACAAGCATAGCAAGAACTGATCTAGCCATATTTGTGAATGCTTCAGATGTTACGCCTGAAGATATCCACATTGTCCATAAAGGAACTACGGATCCAGAGCTACAATGCTTAACATCGCTATGCAGACACGTATGGACAGGAAAGTACGAGACAATTTTTGAAGATAAAGCCCTTGAGAAGATACTATCTGAAGCAACACGGATTCAAAAGAAGTATTACCTCACTAGGATCCCTCTTGCCAGCCCAGATATTGACAAGAAATTAGCCAGACTATCTGCATCACTCGCCGCGCTCACCTGTAGCTTTTCATCCGATTGGTCAACACTGACAGTCAAGCAAGAACATGTGGATTATGTTGTAAACCTCCTAGAAAGTGAATACGAGAATGCTGGACTTGGCTCATTGGCGATGGATGACAGGCAAGAAGTGACACCTGATGAAGCAGCTACCCTTATTCAAAATATGCAGACAGCGCTCGGACAAAAGGCCCTAGATGATAAGGTAATTCATGAGATGATTAACTGGATTTCCGGAAAGGAAAAGTTCACTCGTGAAGATATGATGCACAAATTCCGGCTATCAGACAAAGAACAACTGCGACCTTTGGTTCACCAAATGAAGGAAGATGGACTCTTAAAACAAGGCAATCGGGGATTCACGGCAACATTGAAGCTCACCAAACTTTCGAAGGTAATAGGTGACAAGAACAATGCTTCATAGGGGTATCTTTTTTGGCCTTGGTAGAGTCGGCAGAGTTGGCAAAACGCCACCAAGTCTGCCAAGTCTACCAACCCTAGAAATGATATCCCCCTCTATGACCACATGGCAAAGCCTCCTCGTGGCGTGGTCGGGTAACGCGAATTTGCCAAGGAAAAGAGAAAAAACATGAGTCAAACAACAACCGCGATCGAAACAGCAGCCGAAGGTACAGCAGCGATGATGTTGATAGAGCCAGCGGCAGAGATTGAAGAGCTGAAACACCACTGGCAGAAAATACAGGAGCTAAAGAGGAGCATCCTTGACAAGTCAGACATTCAGGAAATAAGCGGCAAAGCGTACGTCAAGCGCTCAGGCTGGCGCAAGCTGCAAAGTGCGTTCGCTATCTCTGACAGGATAGTAAGCAAGGAACGCGAAGATCAGGACGACGGCCACTTTCTGTGGCGCGTTGAAGTCGAAGCCTATCATGTCAGAACTGGGCGCTCAGCCATGGGAATAGGGACCTGCAGCACGAAAGAGAGGAAGTTTGCACACCCTGACCATGACATACTGGCGACAGCTCATACCAGAGCGAAAAACAGAGCTATAAGCGATCTCATAGGGTTAGGTGAGCTTTCTTTTGAAGAAATAGACGCTAATCCTGAGCCGGTGGCAAGCCAGCATCAGCCGCCCGCAGCACCAGCACCGACTATCAAGAAGGAAGAGATGTGCAGTTGCGGCCATAGCAGACCTTTACATATCAGCGACGGCAAAGCCCTGTACTGCATGCAATGCGTGAGAGAAGGAAAAGAAGACGTAAAATGCAACCTTCCGATCGTTGGAAGGTAGCTAACCTTTCATTTTTTCAATAATGTGGCATGGCTCACAAGCCTTGCAGCTCTCGCATACCGTCGCCGTACTCCTGCCGCATGACT
Coding sequences within it:
- a CDS encoding minichromosome maintenance protein MCM, producing MIPEDARAVKSLDNLLDIETPGLSGQEVQVPATIASNSISYTIPVIMKVKCLNHDDKHTCEKEASFAVDLKDYPKFTEVSDFVRERILINLFKNSENTGFNHKCSLVVKDPQTTTIKRIRARPVVKNLLSKDGKFYDSMGREWKSIDIFVLQNGLATQPGKHIELTGLVLPDPRSSRITMMARHVNEAQEASADIEEMNRLAKLFENWTVEQRMDWIIKNVATYAKVVKRENVIHGALLCFFSPLYLNFNGEKIKGWMKIVIIGDSTAGKSKTVRTVINELFGLGQIISGEMASMAGLAAANMQASSGQWMIEYGPFVLMDAKLLAVDGAHKVSASDWAAIGEAERDGILRVTKAGKAEANARTRLILIYNPVTEDRRFTRAMDTFRRGAQAIETVMDATSIARTDLAIFVNASDVTPEDIHIVHKGTTDPELQCLTSLCRHVWTGKYETIFEDKALEKILSEATRIQKKYYLTRIPLASPDIDKKLARLSASLAALTCSFSSDWSTLTVKQEHVDYVVNLLESEYENAGLGSLAMDDRQEVTPDEAATLIQNMQTALGQKALDDKVIHEMINWISGKEKFTREDMMHKFRLSDKEQLRPLVHQMKEDGLLKQGNRGFTATLKLTKLSKVIGDKNNAS
- a CDS encoding tyrosine-type recombinase/integrase; the encoded protein is MLEKCYRNFIDTCKSPVTKANYDLHLSQFKDWMKAKKYSDLLKYKPKPLQEKIIDYINYMKKQKQSPASIYAKLSGIRHFYVMNDLVLNWPRIKKFVGASTKVKVTQDRIYTKEEIRKILEKCDERKRVLVFLMLAGLRIGALPGLKIKHLTKWKEFKPEGAEKPIPLNVYQIIVYAGEPEEYTTFTTVEGAQAIDSYLDYRRRYGEEIKPDAPLIREQFKPENAKEPRPLSLHAVKFLLERALLDAGVRQRGKDYTKRQEVMRFHGFRKYFNTMLQKAGCKPAIKEMLMGHKMGLEDSYLRPDDEELLTEFLKALDLLTISEEKLLKHEVEKLKAATADLDTMKKGYIDIKLELEKKEKEMEKRLEEQDKKHKEDLDKRVAEAVEKYIQTVSGRVDFSKLRSQ